One stretch of Pontiella desulfatans DNA includes these proteins:
- a CDS encoding sulfatase family protein — MIRRTITLILLVGAAYGAKPNIVYILADDMGYGDVGALNPECKFPTPNLDRMAGEGMIFTDAHTSSSCCTPTRYGILTGRYAWRTPLKSGVLSGYSELMIDTERTTVASFLKEQGYQTACIGKWHMGVDWPTTDGKPVKSRATGPNVDYSKEITGGPLDVGFDYWYGLAGSLGMPPHGFIENRRLTGELGEFAKGKGKDRESPLFQCRPGQSVKGFSVHEVLRRITERAVGYVAEAAKKQEPFFLYFSLNSPHSPVAPGTEWMGKSGISPYADFMMETDWSVGEIYAALEKAGIAENTLVIFTADNGCSQTAGFDTLAEAGHRPGGIYRGLKGTLYEGGHRVAHLAKWPATIQAGSVSDDTICTTDLLATVAEMHGKTLADTEGEDSVSFYSAFRGKPVDASLREGVVHHSSDGHFAIRRGKWKLVLHPGNGMKKTKDTGDMPPVKNPADIQLFDLDADPTETVNIQADHPETVQSMKVVLAKNINDGRSTPGAPQLNAPAKKGWKQIGWMKEL; from the coding sequence ATGATTAGAAGAACCATTACTCTGATTTTGCTCGTCGGTGCCGCGTATGGAGCGAAGCCGAATATCGTTTATATCCTTGCCGATGATATGGGTTATGGCGATGTGGGTGCGCTGAACCCGGAGTGCAAATTTCCAACACCAAACCTCGACCGCATGGCGGGCGAGGGCATGATCTTTACCGATGCGCATACGAGCTCCTCGTGCTGCACGCCGACGCGCTATGGGATCCTGACCGGGCGCTACGCGTGGCGTACACCGCTGAAGAGCGGCGTGTTGAGTGGATACAGTGAATTGATGATTGATACGGAGCGGACCACGGTTGCGTCGTTTCTGAAGGAACAGGGATATCAAACCGCCTGCATCGGCAAGTGGCATATGGGCGTCGATTGGCCGACGACCGATGGCAAACCCGTGAAAAGCCGCGCCACGGGGCCCAATGTCGACTACTCCAAGGAAATTACCGGCGGCCCGCTGGATGTCGGATTCGACTATTGGTACGGACTCGCGGGGTCGCTCGGCATGCCGCCGCACGGCTTCATCGAAAATCGCCGTCTGACGGGCGAGCTCGGAGAATTCGCGAAAGGCAAAGGCAAGGATCGGGAAAGTCCCTTGTTCCAGTGCCGTCCCGGCCAAAGCGTGAAGGGCTTTAGCGTTCACGAGGTTTTGCGCCGAATCACGGAACGCGCGGTGGGCTACGTCGCCGAAGCCGCGAAAAAGCAGGAACCCTTCTTTCTCTACTTTTCGCTCAACTCGCCGCATTCGCCCGTGGCGCCCGGCACCGAATGGATGGGAAAGAGCGGTATCAGTCCCTACGCCGACTTCATGATGGAAACCGACTGGAGCGTCGGAGAAATCTACGCGGCGCTGGAAAAAGCCGGGATCGCGGAAAATACACTGGTGATTTTTACGGCGGATAATGGTTGCTCGCAGACCGCGGGATTCGACACGCTGGCAGAAGCAGGGCACCGCCCGGGAGGCATTTACAGGGGATTAAAGGGCACGCTCTATGAAGGCGGGCACCGCGTTGCGCATCTCGCGAAATGGCCCGCGACCATTCAAGCGGGATCCGTCAGCGACGACACCATCTGCACCACCGATCTGCTCGCGACCGTGGCCGAGATGCATGGGAAGACGTTGGCCGATACCGAAGGTGAGGACAGCGTTTCGTTTTATTCCGCCTTTCGCGGGAAGCCAGTCGATGCGTCCCTGCGCGAGGGTGTGGTTCATCATTCATCGGATGGTCATTTTGCGATTCGTCGTGGAAAGTGGAAACTCGTTCTTCATCCCGGAAACGGCATGAAAAAAACGAAGGACACCGGTGATATGCCGCCCGTCAAAAATCCCGCGGATATTCAATTGTTCGACCTCGATGCCGATCCAACGGAAACCGTTAATATCCAAGCCGATCATCCCGAAACCGTCCAGTCCATGAAAGTCGTGCTCGCGAAAAACATCAACGACGGGCGTAGCACACCGGGCGCGCCTCAGCTCAATGCCCCCGCGAAAAAGGGATGGAAACAGATTGGATGGATGAAGGAGCTTTAG
- a CDS encoding sialate O-acetylesterase, which produces MRNFIVILLGFSMLLNSAATAKNLFILSGQSNMARLKPEKVFQPAVEAEFGKDNIIVVKEAQGGQPISRWYKDWKSAVDEKSESTGDLYDSMMKKVLAAVQDDKLTSVTFIWMQGEADAKASNGEIYAASLEGVVDQLRTDLGFQHINVIIGRLSDFGMDNKKCPHWTMIRDAQVRMAEAHPRYTWVDTDDLNDGADGKGRIRPNALHYSVEGYDVLAKRYAEKSIALIRENER; this is translated from the coding sequence ATGCGCAATTTTATAGTTATCCTGCTGGGGTTCAGCATGCTGCTGAACTCAGCGGCCACAGCGAAAAATCTATTTATCCTGTCCGGGCAGTCGAATATGGCACGCCTGAAGCCTGAAAAGGTTTTTCAGCCTGCGGTGGAGGCGGAGTTCGGAAAGGACAATATCATTGTCGTAAAGGAAGCCCAGGGCGGGCAGCCGATCAGTCGCTGGTACAAGGATTGGAAATCCGCCGTGGATGAAAAGTCGGAATCCACCGGTGATCTTTATGATTCGATGATGAAAAAGGTTCTGGCTGCAGTTCAAGACGATAAACTTACCTCTGTGACGTTTATATGGATGCAGGGCGAAGCGGATGCAAAGGCCAGTAATGGCGAAATCTATGCCGCCAGCCTCGAAGGCGTTGTTGATCAACTTCGCACAGACCTCGGTTTTCAACATATTAATGTGATTATCGGAAGACTCAGCGATTTCGGCATGGACAATAAAAAATGTCCGCACTGGACCATGATCCGTGATGCACAGGTGAGGATGGCCGAAGCACACCCGCGTTATACCTGGGTGGATACTGATGATCTGAATGATGGTGCGGATGGAAAAGGCCGCATTCGTCCCAACGCCCTGCATTATTCGGTGGAAGGATATGATGTGCTGGCAAAGCGATATGCTGAGAAAAGTATCGCACTCATTCGAGAAAACGAGAGATAG
- a CDS encoding RNA polymerase sigma factor, which translates to MGEEFLTRNTLLQRAKDPKDERAWSEFVSYYETFIFILLRQMNVPQQDCDDLTQAVLVKVWKKLAMFDRERAKFRTWLSTLIRNTVINHWDVQTRRWRREEKYGEVQTEPPPGLPSSPEFDVIYQKEWEAYITNLAMKNVRGEFKDNAMQVFEMALNNSSTAEIAEQLDLHTATVTRLKNRVRDRLILEVRNLREELEL; encoded by the coding sequence ATGGGCGAAGAATTTTTAACCCGGAATACACTTTTACAAAGGGCGAAGGATCCTAAGGATGAACGTGCCTGGTCGGAGTTTGTTTCGTATTATGAAACGTTTATTTTTATCCTTCTGCGCCAGATGAATGTTCCTCAGCAGGATTGCGACGACCTGACGCAAGCGGTGCTGGTGAAAGTCTGGAAAAAGCTGGCCATGTTCGATCGGGAGCGGGCCAAATTCCGCACCTGGCTTTCAACCCTGATTCGTAATACGGTCATTAATCACTGGGATGTGCAGACGCGCCGCTGGCGGCGCGAGGAAAAATATGGCGAGGTGCAGACCGAACCGCCGCCGGGCTTGCCGTCGTCTCCCGAATTCGATGTGATCTACCAGAAGGAGTGGGAAGCCTATATCACCAATCTCGCGATGAAGAATGTCCGAGGCGAGTTCAAGGACAACGCCATGCAGGTGTTCGAAATGGCGCTGAATAATAGTTCGACCGCCGAAATTGCCGAACAGCTTGATTTGCATACAGCCACCGTGACCCGCCTGAAAAACCGTGTGCGAGACCGACTGATTCTTGAAGTCCGCAATTTGCGCGAAGAGCTGGAATTGTAG
- a CDS encoding sulfatase-like hydrolase/transferase yields MKYGKTLLFFILLTMGLRVTAGKNIVLVMADDVSPDMFSCYAPLTPHGMKLSATTPNIDKLAETGVAFKTAYASAMCGPSRALIMTGKYGATTGALQNAMWLNNCRDTVYMDHLAFGKMLSEAGYATAIAGKWHAGSQMPYEPEVGFQEYCLWEGAKEVLHATGKELQKEDCLWEDPTTPSRYWKPCLVQNGELLDVKDDDFGPDLCCDFLLDFMERQTKAGKPFLAYWPTVSPHGTRTGQPSNPNYGKPGDLGTKGQKDDRDRFRSLNEHLDSTIGRIMDKVTELGIEDETIIMFCSDNGTAVTAKTRGVERGCHVVFMAAGGGIKQRGLTDELMDFTDIAPTLADYAGVNPQQDVPFDGKSLKPFFEGKTDSTKPLILGYISTSQIVRSKDHLLEVYNPMLGMPEGRFFYTGENRFWKGYKRVDKNPEHAQAKKQFFQFLEHYPVVTETDPFWETKSGRKFHKAYTNPQAVEKHLFNHKDYKFYDEE; encoded by the coding sequence ATGAAATATGGTAAGACACTGCTGTTCTTTATCTTACTGACCATGGGTCTTCGCGTAACTGCGGGGAAAAACATTGTGTTGGTGATGGCGGACGATGTGAGTCCGGATATGTTTTCCTGCTATGCACCGCTGACGCCGCATGGCATGAAGCTTTCGGCCACAACACCGAACATCGATAAGCTGGCCGAAACCGGCGTGGCGTTTAAAACCGCCTATGCCTCGGCCATGTGCGGGCCGAGTCGGGCGCTGATCATGACCGGAAAATATGGCGCCACTACCGGGGCGCTGCAGAATGCCATGTGGCTGAATAACTGCCGCGATACGGTATACATGGATCATTTGGCCTTCGGAAAAATGCTGTCCGAGGCCGGCTATGCCACGGCCATTGCCGGAAAATGGCACGCCGGTTCCCAGATGCCCTATGAACCGGAAGTTGGTTTTCAGGAATACTGTCTCTGGGAAGGGGCGAAAGAAGTGCTGCACGCCACCGGCAAGGAGCTTCAGAAGGAAGACTGCCTGTGGGAAGATCCGACCACGCCTTCCAGATATTGGAAACCCTGCCTGGTTCAGAATGGGGAGCTCCTGGATGTAAAAGACGACGATTTCGGTCCAGATCTCTGTTGTGACTTTCTGCTCGATTTTATGGAGCGTCAGACCAAAGCGGGGAAACCGTTTCTGGCCTACTGGCCGACGGTTTCGCCGCACGGCACCCGTACCGGACAGCCGTCTAATCCAAACTATGGAAAACCCGGCGATCTAGGCACCAAAGGGCAGAAGGATGATCGCGATCGCTTCCGCTCATTGAATGAGCACCTCGATTCAACCATTGGACGAATCATGGATAAAGTGACCGAACTCGGAATTGAGGACGAAACCATCATCATGTTCTGTTCCGATAACGGCACTGCCGTCACCGCAAAAACACGCGGAGTTGAACGCGGATGCCACGTGGTCTTCATGGCGGCAGGCGGCGGAATCAAGCAACGAGGACTGACCGACGAGTTGATGGATTTTACGGATATAGCGCCGACCTTGGCCGATTATGCCGGTGTTAATCCGCAGCAGGACGTGCCGTTTGACGGCAAAAGCCTCAAGCCGTTTTTCGAAGGGAAGACCGATTCCACTAAACCGCTGATTCTAGGTTATATCTCCACCTCCCAGATCGTGCGTTCCAAGGATCATTTGCTGGAAGTTTATAATCCAATGCTGGGTATGCCCGAAGGCCGATTTTTCTACACCGGGGAGAATCGATTCTGGAAAGGCTACAAACGGGTGGATAAAAACCCGGAACATGCCCAGGCAAAAAAACAGTTTTTCCAATTCCTGGAACACTATCCGGTGGTTACCGAAACAGACCCCTTCTGGGAAACGAAGTCCGGCCGGAAATTCCACAAGGCCTACACCAACCCGCAGGCGGTCGAAAAACACCTCTTCAATCATAAAGACTACAAGTTTTACGACGAAGAATAG
- a CDS encoding alpha/beta hydrolase: MVWMLGRGAFRACGALGQHALPVFLVVATICTASAKDKSAIYSEGGGFDPDRVVDYRDHPKQPLQLHIFHPSGFKSTDRRPVIVFFFGGGWSGSNPKQFYPQSAYFASRGMVTICATYRTTSKYKTEPYDCVADAKSAIQYVRKHSVELGVDPNKLAAGGGSAGGHIAAATATVKRWDHPEDDRTVSAVANALILFNPVFNNGPGGYGNNAKDRRVSEYWQDFSPLHNLDGTQPPTLVLMGSRDKHTPVKITEEYDRRMKANGNRCDTIIYEGQKHGFFNLGKGGKDYFIKTIIATDRFLVSLDYLEGEQTADAWFAEQERR; the protein is encoded by the coding sequence ATGGTTTGGATGCTCGGCCGGGGTGCTTTTCGTGCGTGCGGCGCGCTGGGACAGCACGCCCTACCTGTTTTCCTCGTGGTGGCGACTATCTGTACGGCGTCCGCAAAAGATAAATCAGCGATTTATTCGGAAGGCGGCGGATTTGATCCTGACCGGGTGGTGGACTACAGGGATCATCCGAAGCAACCCCTTCAACTGCACATTTTTCATCCGTCCGGATTTAAGTCTACGGATCGTCGGCCCGTCATCGTGTTCTTTTTCGGCGGCGGTTGGTCGGGCAGTAATCCGAAGCAGTTTTATCCGCAGTCAGCATATTTTGCATCACGCGGCATGGTGACGATTTGCGCGACGTATCGCACGACCAGTAAATATAAAACGGAACCCTACGACTGCGTCGCGGACGCGAAGTCGGCCATTCAATATGTGCGTAAACACTCGGTGGAACTGGGTGTTGATCCGAATAAACTGGCGGCTGGCGGCGGCTCAGCGGGCGGGCATATTGCCGCGGCTACCGCCACGGTTAAACGGTGGGATCATCCTGAAGATGATAGGACGGTCTCGGCAGTGGCGAATGCCCTGATTCTTTTTAATCCGGTTTTCAATAACGGGCCGGGTGGGTATGGGAATAATGCAAAGGACAGGCGGGTTTCTGAATATTGGCAGGATTTCTCACCCCTGCATAATCTGGATGGAACTCAACCGCCGACCCTGGTCCTGATGGGCAGCCGCGATAAACATACGCCGGTCAAAATCACTGAAGAGTATGATCGCCGGATGAAGGCCAACGGGAATCGCTGCGATACCATCATTTACGAGGGCCAGAAGCACGGTTTCTTCAACCTCGGCAAAGGCGGGAAGGACTATTTTATCAAAACGATTATCGCGACGGACCGGTTCCTCGTCTCGTTGGATTATCTCGAAGGCGAGCAGACAGCGGACGCGTGGTTCGCGGAACAGGAGCGACGGTGA
- a CDS encoding CBM96 family carbohydrate-binding protein, with protein sequence MNSFTRLTFYLLIGTALPLRAAKYYTSTNGNDGAFGSMEYPFRTIQRGIDELSAGDTLLIRGGTYHEYVSITGLNAASNAPTLIAAYSNEAVTLAATEPISSTGWTSWNQHSNVWKTTLSTNIWQLFVNGEAMIEARWPNITSNHYNDPDDSSGFAPTPGSYWDKKTEQSPTFKIAAGGIYGGQLTADATWSNAPAATGLSFEGAILSMYDSTLGKTPKGEVITNHTAGSNVFRTTAQVLPDSVGKDLGTNGRFWISCHTNCLDAPREWHFDPDTKELLVYFPDGGTPDGRYIEGKTGDQVLHIGTSSHLTIHGINMRGGIFQSWNSDHVEIDDCRILYPAWPKYMLGDTSKNFGICKSDGSGSLTVRNCEFAYSPTSLLWIGTDGPNTVENNWFHNCQFLANAKAVITDYWGSNTDYRRNTIHTVDWASGTRNGSNALIEYNHTYNFFGSADFSGHQAPAYTQKSTVLRYNWMRHLPNRNGIRFDGDPAGIQAQVNHCVSMHTQRGFRLKGDQHKIFNNTGLDNTPKTDLNVPHHKFYGYVHPDHKDDEPIDPQYVTNNPSLGWPIAYGRRGNLPYHGNENSVVKNNAGQRVDAWPFPILNPADALANLNASDAGMTLQTMLRDPDNLDFRPEAGSLLEDGGVTVPNITDGFSGSAPDMGAYESDADYYWIPGCRFREASTPIPPDRSTTVKTDADLMWLEGRDWLSHNVYLGSTPSNLLSQGNFTNNICTPGTLETGSNYFWRVDVVKEGGIVVTGNVWTFTPAATVIPTATIQIPVLEDAWTDASTNNHGAEQELKFSAGNTTWLKFDVDVHTQVEILSAQLEFKTANPPNRMPDQILLYSVADSNWNEWTIHGQNAPSLDPADIIGTNNGPFAIWSSYFIDVSAHVTNRGIHAFAINDPVNGGNSYIKAKELGVGTVLHLTTTAPPPNLPPYFQQVTFDIPSATTDIPYTYSIIDQAIDPEDDHLTITKIEGPAWISVSDFGIVSGTPSITDLGHHTVSLLVTDDIGRADTSTMAIHVNENSDASFTIANGTTINTNAIDLDRLGNIDWVLFNIPSDTNSIEATAQFFGSGVIQSNVLKSTINLSEPSNNRNFLSAATESATNAVGISCVKNTGMLKDTDYHFEFSLALPASSEDYRLTIAGKDLKSTATLEYYSGGDWMAVPGATDPATSSSWLLQADIQGVASGVVVPFRLKMVSSSNNRWIGIGAITVGTLGSAPFAAWLDSYELTGTDAAWNADPDADGLDNLTEYGLGGIPNVSNDAVEPTLSNTGVSMEYVYRRRTDAAIRGLTYWLESNTNLLTGNWNSNSYFTSGTGSSAPGFETVTNEIPTTETNRFIRLRIELKE encoded by the coding sequence ATGAATTCGTTTACGCGCTTGACCTTCTATCTGCTGATCGGAACGGCATTGCCGCTCCGGGCCGCGAAATATTACACATCCACCAACGGAAACGATGGTGCGTTTGGTAGTATGGAATATCCTTTCCGAACCATACAGCGCGGCATTGATGAACTGTCTGCCGGCGATACCCTCCTCATCCGCGGCGGAACTTATCACGAATATGTCTCCATCACTGGGTTGAATGCCGCGTCCAATGCCCCGACCCTCATCGCCGCCTACAGCAATGAAGCCGTGACGCTTGCGGCCACCGAACCCATTTCATCCACTGGCTGGACCTCCTGGAACCAGCATTCCAATGTCTGGAAAACGACCCTTTCGACAAATATCTGGCAGTTGTTTGTTAATGGCGAGGCGATGATTGAAGCGCGCTGGCCGAATATTACTTCGAATCATTATAATGATCCTGACGACAGCAGCGGTTTTGCACCGACCCCGGGAAGCTATTGGGATAAAAAAACGGAACAGAGCCCTACATTCAAAATCGCAGCGGGAGGAATCTACGGAGGACAACTCACAGCCGATGCCACCTGGAGCAACGCGCCCGCCGCAACCGGTCTGAGTTTCGAAGGCGCCATTCTTTCCATGTATGATTCGACCCTGGGAAAAACTCCAAAGGGCGAAGTGATCACGAACCATACGGCCGGAAGTAATGTCTTTAGAACAACCGCCCAGGTGCTGCCCGACAGCGTTGGAAAAGATCTCGGTACAAACGGCCGCTTCTGGATAAGCTGCCACACGAATTGCCTGGATGCCCCCAGGGAATGGCACTTCGATCCTGACACCAAAGAATTACTGGTCTATTTTCCAGACGGCGGAACACCGGATGGACGCTACATTGAAGGCAAAACAGGTGATCAGGTTTTACATATCGGGACTTCGTCCCACCTGACCATTCACGGCATCAACATGAGGGGTGGTATTTTTCAGTCCTGGAATTCGGATCATGTGGAAATCGACGACTGTCGCATACTGTATCCCGCCTGGCCCAAATATATGCTCGGCGACACCTCCAAAAACTTCGGCATCTGTAAATCCGACGGCAGCGGATCACTTACAGTAAGAAATTGTGAATTTGCCTATTCGCCCACCAGCCTGCTTTGGATCGGCACCGACGGCCCCAACACCGTTGAAAACAACTGGTTCCACAACTGCCAGTTTTTGGCCAATGCTAAAGCGGTTATAACCGACTACTGGGGCAGCAACACCGATTACCGCCGAAACACGATCCACACGGTGGACTGGGCCAGCGGAACGAGAAATGGATCCAATGCGCTGATTGAATACAATCACACCTATAACTTTTTCGGTTCCGCCGATTTTTCCGGACACCAGGCTCCGGCCTATACCCAGAAATCAACCGTTTTGCGCTACAACTGGATGCGGCATCTACCCAACCGAAACGGCATCCGTTTCGATGGCGACCCAGCCGGCATTCAGGCGCAGGTTAACCATTGCGTCTCCATGCATACCCAGCGCGGATTTCGCCTGAAGGGCGATCAGCATAAAATCTTTAATAATACCGGGCTGGATAATACACCCAAAACCGACCTCAACGTGCCCCACCACAAGTTCTATGGCTATGTGCATCCCGACCATAAAGACGACGAACCGATCGACCCGCAATATGTCACGAACAACCCCTCGCTGGGCTGGCCGATTGCCTATGGTCGGCGCGGCAATCTGCCCTACCATGGAAACGAGAACTCGGTTGTTAAAAACAATGCCGGCCAGCGTGTTGATGCCTGGCCCTTTCCCATACTCAATCCGGCCGACGCCCTCGCAAACCTGAACGCCTCCGATGCCGGCATGACGCTCCAAACCATGTTGCGCGATCCAGACAATCTGGATTTCCGTCCTGAGGCTGGAAGTTTATTGGAGGATGGCGGCGTCACTGTCCCCAACATAACCGATGGATTTTCAGGTTCTGCACCGGATATGGGCGCCTACGAATCCGATGCCGACTATTACTGGATTCCCGGTTGCCGATTCAGGGAAGCCTCCACCCCGATCCCCCCGGACAGATCAACCACAGTCAAGACTGACGCTGATCTAATGTGGCTGGAAGGCCGAGACTGGCTTTCGCACAACGTTTACCTTGGCTCCACTCCATCCAACCTTCTGAGTCAAGGCAACTTTACCAATAACATCTGTACTCCAGGCACTCTCGAAACCGGAAGCAACTATTTCTGGCGTGTAGACGTGGTGAAAGAAGGCGGAATCGTGGTAACGGGTAACGTCTGGACATTCACTCCCGCCGCGACCGTCATTCCTACCGCCACCATCCAAATCCCCGTGCTCGAAGATGCATGGACGGATGCCAGCACCAACAACCATGGCGCAGAACAGGAGCTCAAGTTCAGCGCAGGCAATACCACCTGGCTAAAGTTCGATGTCGATGTCCATACGCAAGTCGAGATCCTGAGTGCGCAGCTCGAATTCAAAACCGCGAACCCGCCCAACCGCATGCCCGACCAAATCCTGCTCTATTCCGTTGCCGACTCCAACTGGAATGAATGGACCATCCATGGTCAAAACGCCCCGTCCCTGGATCCGGCAGATATCATCGGAACCAACAATGGCCCGTTTGCCATCTGGAGCTCCTATTTTATTGATGTATCCGCCCATGTTACCAACCGGGGCATCCATGCCTTCGCCATCAACGATCCGGTCAATGGCGGAAACTCCTACATCAAGGCAAAAGAATTGGGTGTGGGTACGGTACTGCACCTCACCACTACCGCGCCACCGCCCAACTTACCGCCCTACTTCCAGCAGGTCACTTTCGATATCCCATCCGCAACGACAGACATTCCCTACACCTATTCAATCATCGACCAAGCCATCGACCCGGAGGACGACCATTTGACCATCACCAAGATTGAAGGCCCCGCCTGGATCTCCGTCTCGGACTTCGGCATCGTATCCGGAACTCCGAGCATAACCGATTTGGGACACCATACCGTTTCACTATTGGTCACCGATGACATAGGGCGTGCGGACACGTCGACCATGGCGATCCACGTAAATGAGAATTCGGACGCGAGCTTCACCATTGCGAATGGAACAACCATCAACACCAATGCCATTGACCTTGATCGCCTTGGAAATATCGACTGGGTTTTATTCAATATTCCTTCTGACACCAACAGCATTGAGGCAACCGCACAGTTTTTCGGGAGCGGTGTGATCCAGTCCAACGTACTCAAATCGACCATCAACTTAAGCGAACCGTCGAACAACCGGAACTTTCTCTCAGCGGCAACCGAAAGCGCAACCAATGCGGTTGGAATTTCCTGTGTCAAGAATACCGGCATGCTGAAGGACACCGACTACCATTTCGAGTTTTCGCTTGCACTGCCGGCTTCCTCGGAGGATTACCGGCTAACCATCGCCGGAAAGGATTTAAAATCGACAGCCACCCTCGAATACTATAGCGGCGGCGACTGGATGGCCGTTCCCGGCGCAACGGATCCGGCGACCTCCAGCAGTTGGCTGTTGCAAGCCGATATCCAAGGTGTGGCATCCGGTGTTGTAGTTCCCTTCCGCCTGAAGATGGTCAGTTCTTCGAACAATCGCTGGATCGGTATCGGAGCCATTACGGTTGGAACCCTTGGTTCCGCCCCCTTCGCTGCCTGGCTTGATTCATATGAATTGACGGGGACGGATGCTGCGTGGAACGCGGATCCCGACGCCGACGGTCTCGACAACCTGACGGAATACGGGCTGGGGGGAATCCCAAACGTGAGCAACGATGCGGTGGAACCAACCCTGAGCAACACCGGGGTTTCGATGGAATATGTCTATCGACGCAGAACCGACGCCGCTATCCGAGGCCTGACCTATTGGTTGGAATCGAACACCAACCTGCTCACCGGAAACTGGAACAGCAACAGCTATTTTACCTCCGGCACAGGATCATCCGCTCCCGGGTTCGAAACCGTCACCAATGAAATACCCACCACGGAAACCAACCGGTTCATCCGGCTCCGCATAGAGCTGAAGGAATAG